The Chloroflexota bacterium genome contains a region encoding:
- a CDS encoding type II toxin-antitoxin system RelE/ParE family toxin, which translates to MYNLIIPDAVAKDVKRLDRPVQRKLRDVHSPCLKENPHTGEQLRGALNGIWSYHFKFRTTQYRIANEILDQEQEVLLVMIGKRGDFYEALLRRVGLW; encoded by the coding sequence ATGTACAACCTCATCATTCCTGACGCTGTTGCCAAAGACGTCAAGCGTCTCGACCGACCGGTTCAACGCAAGCTACGTGATGTCCATTCCCCATGCCTCAAAGAGAATCCACATACTGGGGAACAACTTCGTGGTGCGTTGAATGGTATTTGGAGCTATCACTTCAAATTTCGCACGACCCAGTATCGGATCGCTAACGAGATTCTCGATCAAGAGCAAGAGGTATTGCTCGTAATGATCGGTAAACGCGGTGATTTCTACGAAGCATTGTTGCGCCGCGTGGGACTGTGGTAG